A single region of the Arthrobacter sp. PAMC25564 genome encodes:
- a CDS encoding transglutaminase family protein has translation MERTVAARLSFKTVAWTKVAMAVAVARNAGYSSFEESLSVTAGGEDIPLTELGDHHGGRFHYMEFEEPTDVVVDYTATVGGLALPEEPGLMELIRYVRPSRYAESDRLLPTAYAEFGGLQGEELLHAVRNWVFRELRYVSGSSRGTDGAVETLLHRRGVCRDFAHLAISLLRSRNVPARLAAVYAPGLSPMDFHAVAEAHISGAWHVIDPTGLAPRESMLRITSGRDSSDTAFLSTVGGSLSLSELRVTAVVNGGLPEEDPAKLVAIR, from the coding sequence ATGGAACGCACTGTGGCCGCCCGGCTGTCCTTCAAGACCGTGGCCTGGACCAAGGTGGCCATGGCCGTGGCCGTGGCCCGGAATGCCGGGTACAGCTCGTTCGAGGAGTCCTTGTCAGTCACGGCGGGTGGTGAAGACATCCCCCTGACGGAGCTGGGCGACCACCATGGCGGGCGCTTCCACTACATGGAATTTGAAGAGCCCACTGACGTGGTCGTGGATTACACCGCCACCGTGGGAGGCCTGGCGCTGCCGGAGGAACCCGGCCTGATGGAACTCATCCGCTACGTCCGGCCCAGCCGTTACGCCGAGTCCGACAGGCTCCTGCCGACGGCCTACGCGGAATTCGGCGGACTCCAGGGCGAGGAACTCCTTCACGCCGTGCGCAACTGGGTCTTCAGGGAACTCCGCTACGTCAGCGGATCCTCCAGAGGGACCGACGGCGCCGTGGAGACCCTGCTGCACCGGCGCGGGGTGTGCCGGGACTTCGCCCACCTCGCCATTTCACTGCTGCGGTCCAGGAACGTGCCGGCCCGGCTGGCCGCCGTGTATGCGCCGGGCCTGAGCCCGATGGACTTCCATGCCGTGGCCGAGGCCCACATCAGCGGGGCCTGGCACGTCATCGACCCCACCGGACTCGCGCCGCGCGAAAGCATGCTGCGGATCACTTCCGGGCGCGACTCCTCGGATACCGCGTTCCTGTCCACCGTGGGCGGCAGCCTGTCGCTGAGCGAACTCAGGGTCACCGCCGTCGTCAACGGCGGGCTGCCCGAAGAAGATCCGGCGAAGCTCGTCGCCATCCGGTAG
- a CDS encoding MarR family transcriptional regulator: MSARTVESPVRLAAETWESLFRAQVAVMRKLQAGPAFKALGLNEYDVLFTLSRCPSGWLRLNELNDHVLLSQSSLSRLVERLEKRGLVQRLPAPDDGRGIRIRLTEAGAELQKQIGREHVRDIVALVSPALTAAEQQELLRLTEKLRTSVASR; the protein is encoded by the coding sequence ATGTCCGCCAGGACGGTTGAATCGCCTGTCCGCCTGGCCGCGGAGACCTGGGAGTCCCTGTTCCGCGCCCAGGTGGCGGTGATGCGCAAGCTGCAGGCCGGCCCCGCCTTCAAGGCCCTCGGGCTCAACGAGTACGATGTGCTCTTCACCCTCTCCCGATGCCCCTCCGGCTGGCTCCGCCTGAACGAGCTCAATGACCACGTGCTGTTGAGCCAGTCGAGCCTCAGCCGGCTCGTGGAACGCCTCGAGAAACGCGGACTCGTGCAACGTCTGCCCGCCCCGGACGACGGCCGCGGGATCCGCATCCGGCTCACCGAGGCCGGCGCGGAGCTGCAGAAGCAGATCGGCCGGGAACATGTCCGGGACATCGTCGCGCTCGTCTCCCCGGCCCTCACGGCCGCCGAACAGCAGGAGCTCTTGCGGCTGACCGAGAAGCTGCGGACCTCCGTCGCCTCCCGCTGA